Within Garra rufa chromosome 9, GarRuf1.0, whole genome shotgun sequence, the genomic segment taatgcagtgtgaactaacatgaacaaacaatgaacaactgtattttcgttaactaacgttaatgaagattagtaaatacggtaacaaatgtattgctcatggttagttcatgttagttagtacattaactaatgtttaactaatgaaccttattgtaaagtgttacccaaaaagaatgcttttctagcttagattttttgtcttgattccagccaaaatatctaaaaattcttgaatcaggaaggattttctagataagtaaaaattattttcttgttttcagaaaaaacaagtcaaaattaagtgagtttttgcttagaacaagccaaaaaatctgccaatggggtaagaaaaaaaatcttatttcaaacagaaaacaagattatttttcttaccccattggcagataattttgcttgtttcaagcaaaaatgtacttaattttgacttttttttctgaaaacaagaaaataatttttacttatctacactgtaaaaaacagtttgttgagtcaagttaaaataatttgttatccggctgccttaaaattttaagttcagtcaacttgaaatgttaagctgTACTATGtgacaacttaaaatgttaagttgatttaactcaaATATTTAAGGCAcctgggtaacaaattattttaacttgactcaacaaatagttttttacagtgtagaaaatccttcctgattcaagaatttttagatattttggctggaaacaagacaaaaaatctaagctagaaaagcattttttgcagtgtattgtcCTCTCATGTTCAACTAAACGTCTCCTTTATGTCTTTTTTGCAGGTAGTTGAGGAAACGTCTCGTTCTATGTTTATTTGGCTCAGGGAAATGGACGTGCAGTACTGTGGTGAAGTATTATATACGCTCACACATCCCGGTCGGGCCAGTCCCAGTGAACACACCTCCTTCTGTGTGATTGTCTCGGGTAATTCAACAGTTTGTGCTTTGACTAATGTGTAGAAAACTAGACCTCACTCAGCTGATTGAATCTGAACACCCATCATTTAAGAAAACACTTCATGCTTTTCCCTTAATTTCCCTTAATTAATAGCCTAACTAAATCtacagattatttatttattgttttatttatttatttattcattaatttatatttgtgcttaattattttttagctatttattttattttattcattttatttgctTAGACATAAATGACCAGtatatataattcaaaataatGATAGCGAATGAGAAAGTTgctcaaaataattaaaaacctaTTTCACAGTGTTTACTATTACGTAACAAAAAAGGTGCATTATATacgattgtaaaaaaataaataaaatatattcatttttagttgcagtattttttttttgcatatttttctttgtatttattttgtccagtatatataatgcaaaataatgataacaaagtTAAGACAAAGTTgctgaaattaaatgaaaacctATTTCACAATGTTTTCTATTACATAACAGAAAATGAGCATTATAttgcaaaaaacattatttttttgtcattgatTCATTTTTTACTGacgtatttatttgtttattttcctaaaaataaaaatgctataacatttatttatttatttattcattcattcatttgtttttatttttttacttatttattttttaatttatattttatttttattctattttattttctcaGACATAAATGGCCAGTATATATAATGCAAAATAATGGTATCAAAGTTGAGGCAAAGTTGTTTTTTCATAAATGTTTtactgatttatatatatatgtatttatttatttttcctaaaaataaatggcataaaatttatttattatttattcattcatttttgtgcttaattttactaattttttatctatattttattgttatttttttttatttttgtcttagACTTTAATGGCCAGTATACAGTATATGATGCAAAATAATCATAGCAATAGAGACTGAAATTCGCTGAAATTCAATACAAACTTATTTCGCAGTGTTTACTATTATATAACAGAGAATGAGCATTATATACAATTGTcaactctttatttatttatttatgcattcattcattcattcatttattcattaattttatcatttgtttttgttttttgcttatgttttatttttatttttttttgttcttatttATTTCCTCAGGCATAAATGGCCAGTATATATAATGCAAAATAATAGCAAAATTGAGcattataaaaaatttttttaaataaataaaaaaattgaaaattgaaaattagcATTATATTGCAAAAACAATATTTAttgtttcattcattcattttttactgatgtagatatatatatatatatatatatatatatatatatatattcttttgcttttttattttctcagaaataaatgatagaaaAGTTGAGACAAAGttgttaaaattaaatgaaaattaaattttcCATTATATATATAATGAGCATTATATTGcaaacaaattatttattttttcattcataCTTTTGAACtgatttatttatgtgtttatttgtttattttcttaaaaataaatgccataacatttatttattcattcattcattcattcattcattcattcattatttacaatttgtttaatttattaattaatttacttatttgtttttttatttatattttattctttatatataatGAGCATTACATTGcaaacaaattatttattttttcattcgtactttttttactgatttatgtttttttttttttaaataaatggcataaaatgtatttatttatttattcattcatttttgtgcttaatataatttattttttatctatattttattgttattttttttgtatgtttttcttAGACTTTAATGGCCAGTATGCAGTATATAATGCAAAATAATCATAGCAACTGAGATTGAAAGTTCCTGGAATTAAATAAAAACCTATTCCCTAGTGTGTTCAAAGCAATAAATACAATTGCCAGCAGATTTGATAAATGACACCAGACTGAGTTTTCTATTCATCTGCAATTTCTCTGTCTTTCAGGACCTAATTCCTGGATTCATATAATATTATGGCCCGGTCTGCTGGCTCTGCTGCTGCTGATCGTCCTGCCCATTATACTTTGCCAGCTGTTCGTGACAGGAAAGCATTCCTTTCCGAATTCGCTGGTAAGTGACTGTGTCATAATTGCTGTGGGAAATTCCAGGTGAACATGCTTAGAATGGGCTCCCGTTTTACTGGCAGTCAAAAGTCCTGTTTGACAAGAGCGTCACATTTCTCTTTAGCTCCTGAAGGAATGCGCTTTATCTGTGCATTGCTCTCGGCAACACAAAATGAGTTTATCATGTCGATTACGGTAAGCACAAACATCTGCTGCCGGATCAACAGTCACAGATATTCCTTCGAGCACTTCAGCGCTTTCATGGGTTATTTACCCTGTTTTGGAATTTGAGATATTACAAAACGTCTTATCCGTTTGAGATGTGAAACGATAAATCATGCATGTTGATATTTGCTCTGCAAATTGGTTCGGTTTGGGTTCTTGCGTAGACTCGTGATGATTAACCAAGTCAATATTTGACTTCATGGATAAAACGTCTTTCGCTTTTAAACTTCCCCATAGACTACCATTCTTTTGATGAATCAATTCTGCTTCATTCTGTTTCAAATACATGCAATATGGAATCAAATATGACCTGGTTGTGAATTTTATGAGTCAGATTCCCAAATGTTTTTGTCAGCTGAATCTCTTTGACTTACAATATTTACTTGAAGTagtaaatatttcaataatttaacagcGCATTTGCATGTTCACGGTTCTCTGATGTTGGTTAATGGTCACACAACATGCATTaactgcaaatgttttatttgtttttaattgtcagccagttttatttttatagttctattttaaaatgttttattttagtttagttttttaaatttatttattttttagaagtgttttattttttaaatatatttttaaatatttaattttacatattataatttaaatagtttgtagtgttttgattgtttttatgcaatgatatattttaatttattttattttttttttcatttttaattataccgtattttcttttttttaactttattttaattttacatttttgtgattTAATTTAATTGGATATTTTATGATTTAGttggtgttttattttgattttaattttataacgattttataatgatttttctaatttatttggtttttagtagtgttttgagtttttaaattttaattttatgatttaatttgtAGTGTTGTGATTGTTTTTATGCAATGgtatattttaatttgacattttttgtctttttaattattgttttattttgatttaaatttaataatgattttataattttatttttatatttttctaagTTATTTGGTTTTTAGTAGTGTtttgagttattatttttttacattttatgatatAATTAGTTTGTAGTGTTGTTATTTTTGTGCAATGGTAATGGCAatgtctttttgtcatttttaataattattttattttattttaaatgcttttttttaaatgttattataattattgtaattattgttttatttttaatgtgatttttttattttattttgggttttaactttaaaaagctttattttaattttacattttagagATTGTATTTAATTGGATGTTTTATGATTATAGACTGGTGTCCCAACAATTtacttaaaaatacaaatatatatatccTAAATATCTGATAGCCTCAACAACTGTTAGTATGTAAAATTACTAATTAAAGTAATGTTATTTACATTCAGTTTGGTTCAAAAAAGTACAAACAAACAGCATCTTTTGAAACTAAAAACCGCTCTCCCCTTTCTTTGTAAAACAGATCCTGCCAAAGAAAAGCATTCTTCCATTTGGTTCAGACCCCCGGGACGACATCTCCAAAGTGGAAGTGTGGCCCGGATTTGCTACGAAGCACGAACAACAGGCTGTTTTTCCTCCTCGTAAGCCAGAGACTGCTGGTTATGCATCCCAGGACCCCTGTGACCACGAATGGGTATGCGATCAACTGGACATCCCAATCCCGGACAGTGCAGAGTCTTCTGTGCACTACAGTACAATCCAGATGTCCAGCAAACCATTATTCAATGGCACAACAGATGAAACCAGCTCAGATTCATTTGGTCCAGACTCCATTTCAACCTTTTTAACAAGCCATTCAGACACTGGAAGCAGCAGCGGGCCTTTGGTGGTCCCAGTTAGACCTGCTGAAAATGGTGCGCTGCAGTTTCATGACGGTTTATTCCAGTATAACACTGGTCAAAGTTCTCCAGCACCTTCCCAGGATTCAGAAGGGTTGACTGGAGAACGAATTCCTTTACTGTCTGACCTCATTCAGAAGGACTCCAGGTGTAACTCCTCCAACCTGCCCGCACATGTTTCTGACGTCGGGACGTCAAACTACAGGCCAAACTTGCTGCCGGGGATTCCTTTGGAGGGACAACAAGACCAGAGGACTTATATTATGAGGACAGACCCAACTGAGCCTGATGAGGACTTTACAGATGAAGAGGAACCTAGAGTTGGTGTGATCTTTCTGGAGAGGTGGAAGGGATTGTCTTTGTCTTGCAACTGACTGAGTTTCTTTTCTTCCCAATGCTCATCCGAGCACATCCATGTGAGATAAAGACATGTTTGAAGATCTTCTGCTGGGTTTTGCCAGCTCGTTGCATCAGGTAGTTGCACAGCAAGTGGCGCAAGTTTGAGAGTTTGTACAAACGTTGAGGTGTATAATTTCACTAGCGTCACTGAAAGGTACAAAgcgtcacatatgtgaccctggaccacaaaaaccacttaagtagccaaaaatgcattgcatgggtcaaaattataatttttttaatgccaaaaaatcattgggatattaagatcatgttccatgaaaatattttgtacatttcctactgtaaatatgtcaaaacttaattttttatttgtaatatgcattcctaagaacttcatttggacaactttaaaagcgattttcctaatatttttatatttttgcaccctcagattccatattttcaaatagttgtatcttggtcaaacaaaccatacgtcaatttaaagcttatttatttagctaaaaaaataattttatttttaatttatgactggttttgtggtctagggtcacaagtagtgatgaaagccaacatATTATGCCATATAATGCCACAGATGAATGTCCACTGAGTAAATCCATTGTTTTGTATGGAAGTGACCATTTTTGCCTAAGATTTGGAGCCAAATTACAGGTAggaaaaatgactttagaaagatttCAGCTACATCATGatgtttttacacagagattgataGCTTTATTCGTAAAATCtgctgactttagcaatctttgttgtattatatgccaatggtgaccattcaaaaatgggaaaaatttacttttttgtgcatttttcccttgtttgcatgcctgtaactcaagaagttttAAAGATAGCTTAATATCCTTTTAGATGTTGGTTATTATGAAAGTTTTCTTTTGTAATCTTAATTTTTAAGCCTCGatatggttcagttccagagatatttgTTTTTCCATTTGGCTCTGGGTAAAAAACTCTACACATTGTGAATGGTCAAAACTAAATGCAAATACAAAATAATGGATTGTTCAGTAAATATTCATGCATAgcatgtaatattttgactttctttttCATTTATGTACTTCTTCAAATTTTTAGCAatggacctctggttgagttgacatgaTCCGAAAGGGAATTTCAAAAGCAATGATTGTTTCCAAAATGACACTTTGACTGAAACTAAGCTTATTCGTAGCATTGCCATATTCACAAGTGCTTTATTGTTTATTTGTTGTATGTCTGTTTTaacttatttaaatattaaaataatgtacaCAAACCTGAAATACTGTAAAATTGCTGTTGTtgctttttcaaaaacatttttacaaaatgGGTTTGACAGTATTTGTTGAGCTAATATGAATAATgttaaagtcagcatgaaatgcCGTTCAAAACCCATTTAACTTCTGATGCAAACACCTCAGTCGAAGTTTGAACTGATTGGTTTGAAAGGGGCAGAAGATTTGATATAATCCcatcaacaggaaaaaaataggCATGTAAATAAGACTATTAGACTAGTTTTCTCAGTCAAAATTCCCATTTATGGTTCACATAAACAGACTTTCAGAATCTGAAATTGGATTGGATTCATTTAGACTAATCAAAATGAGGAAAAAATATAATGCAACTATTGATTTTATCCGTTTTTGTATTGACTGGATCACACAATTATGAAAAGAAACTGGAAGCATTAAGAAAGTAAATGCGGTTTGTTTTGATTTCATGCTGACTTCTAACAATAACACTGTAGGGTTTGACTGCATTTTATTGTGCAGCTCAATACAGACAATGACAGTCCTGTAAGGTGTGTCTGTAAAAGCACCGCTTAAACATAATGCTGGAAATTTCCACAGTCGTGAATTATACATTTGCATACCAGATAGAAGACTCTCATGTTCCTTTGAGTTGGTATGAAGGGCTTTATGGGGATTTTACAGTCTGCAGCTATGAGGAAGTGCCGCAATGTGTTCGGTGCGGTGAAATACCTCAGAAGCACTGACAAAAGCTCTTTGTTATAGAGGAAACAAACATTTAATTGCATAGCGATGTCTCAGATTCAGAATGTTGTTTTGAAGAAAGAAAAATCTGGAAAAAAGCCGTCAGTAATCTTCAAGTTTAACAGACAATGAACCTCAAACATGTCTTCTTTATTatcttatttaaataatatactgTTCATCTCATGTTAGACTAGCAGTGTATTGATTTGATTGCTATAgtaaagtttttttaaatatctgtttGCAGTTCTTGAGTCATTGTGAATCAAACAGTGCTCTACTTTAATGTTTGTTATGCcaaattatgctttttttttgcaccaaaCACGTCAGCTGTTTTGCACCGCGTTGAAACGCAGTACAGAGAGCAAACAATGCAAAGGTCAGAGTCATTTTCATCTAACGCTCATAAACCGTTCAGTATATGAGAAAATTATTGCCGTAAGGTGACAAAGTTCCTCTGTTGTTGCGTGACAAAACAGGTCACCTTCTACACGAAAaacaaatgtttgggatcagtaaggtttttcatgtttttaaagtctcctctcatgtcaaatacagaaaaaaaatgtggcACATATTACACATAATTAATGgtgttatattttaatatactttaaaattaaattaatttctgtgatgcaaagctgaattatcaggATCAttatgctaatatgctgatttattatcaatgttggaaaccctTTTTTTGGAACCCATGATACTTTTTGAcgaataaaagttaaaaagaacagcctttatttaaaataaaggtCTTTTGTAagagtat encodes:
- the ifnlr1 gene encoding interferon lambda receptor 1, giving the protein MTNVMTHVKSDVTSKYHVKISAGGQCLGEVKFFPFWQTTFSAPQLAVTSNQTYLNVTVLPPMAAWNCSIENIKFWGIGLMKPSIKYTVRLTQPESEAGKVVEETSRSMFIWLREMDVQYCGEVLYTLTHPGRASPSEHTSFCVIVSGPNSWIHIILWPGLLALLLLIVLPIILCQLFVTGKHSFPNSLILPKKSILPFGSDPRDDISKVEVWPGFATKHEQQAVFPPRKPETAGYASQDPCDHEWVCDQLDIPIPDSAESSVHYSTIQMSSKPLFNGTTDETSSDSFGPDSISTFLTSHSDTGSSSGPLVVPVRPAENGALQFHDGLFQYNTGQSSPAPSQDSEGLTGERIPLLSDLIQKDSRCNSSNLPAHVSDVGTSNYRPNLLPGIPLEGQQDQRTYIMRTDPTEPDEDFTDEEEPRVGVIFLERWKGLSLSCN